From a single Metopolophium dirhodum isolate CAU chromosome 6, ASM1992520v1, whole genome shotgun sequence genomic region:
- the LOC132946461 gene encoding major facilitator superfamily domain-containing protein 6-like protein B: MFNINVNRKLISIKLSFFLHLGCLGPIIGFLPTIAKQLGYSITTYGIIMTFISIIKMVMSPLSGIIVDIFRVKKTLFFTMTLLLCVVLFFFMFVPKVPLEEIGVEMKCESEIILIVRAETVQQNRHNTSMFDEENNDELITCKLTCQNTKSCDHQINKSTNQSDFSDYWMTTTNNDIENINGRSRIDVTLKLKDMEQTESSYVFHLLSVQMNGTEIPLTCQCRLKTFCHISACSNEDIMRIATVPTYRGNVLNLYQFWIFFLTMSALFTCIAIVKTLQNSLCLDLLEDKPEDFGKQKCWGSLGWGSFSIFIGWLVDWFSINKKEKEYSPVFYSCILLEICNLFVINKRLKVIETKKTEGKWKSIYGMFTKHYVIIFYIWVISISLLHSIITHFLFWYMEDLVSANNDNSQRAWLKTLQGLAQGIQCFGGEIPFFFWSGWIIRKMGHINCMAIAIGAMAIRMYLYTVIWNPAWIIAIELLNGVSYALGASVKMSYAKIMSPEDSTNTVIGILVLFDGIGESLGSLLGGFLFGSYGGVWSFRFFAYSSAMLCFLNILSNRFGLTKDLKNYDFVAVPMTENNQKNDDVDIEI, encoded by the exons atgttcaatataaatgtaaacagaaaattgatatcaataaaattgagttttttCCTTCACTTAGGAT GTTTAGGTCCTATAATTGGATTTTTACCTACAATAGCGAAACAATTGGGGTACTCAATAACCACATACGGTATCATTATGACTTTTATATCGATAATAAAAATGGTAATGTCACCTCTATCTGGTATAATCGTCGACATATTCCGGGtgaaaaaaacgttattttttacaatgacACTATTGCTGTGCgtggttttatttttcttcatgTTCGTACCAAAAGTGCCTTTGGAGGAGATAGGCGTAGAAATGAAATGCGAAtctgaaattattttgattgttcGTGCCGAAACCGTTCAACAAAATAGACACAACACGTCGATGTTTGATGAAGAGAACAATGATGAATTGATCACATGCAAG CTGACTTGTCAAAATACGAAGTCGTGTGaccatcaaataaataaatcaaccaATCAATCAGATTTCAGCGATTATTGGATGACAACTACCAATAATGATATCGAAAATATAAACGGTCGTAGTCGGATTGATGTTACATTAAAATTGAAAGATATGGAACAA ACTGAAAGTTCGTATGTTTTCCACTTGTTGTCCGTCCAAATGAACGGTACGGAAATTCCTCTAACATGCCAATGTCGTCTAAAAACATTTTGCCACATCTCTGCATGTTCTAATGAAGACATCATGCGGATAGCCACTGTGCCGACGTACAGAGGAAACGTTCTTAATTTGTatcaattttggatttttttcttaactatGTCTGCGTTGTTTACTTGCATAGCTATAGTGAAAACTTTACAAAACTCACTATGTCTCGATCTTTTGG aagacAAACCTGAGgattttggaaaacaaaaatgttggGGATCATTAGGTTGGGGCAGTTTTTCCATATTCATCGGATGGCTTGTGGATTGGTTTAGCATTAATAAAAAGGAAAAAGAATATTCACCAGTTTTTTATTCTTGTATTTTACtcgaaatttgtaatttatttgtcaTAAATAAACGTCTTAAA GTAATCGAAACGAAAAAAACCGAAGGAAAATGGAAGAGTATATATGGAATGTTTACTAAACATtatgtgattatattttatatatgggTAATATCAATCTCATTGCTCCATTCaattattacacattttctATTCTG GTACATGGAGGATTTGGTTTCTGCTAACAATGACAACAGCCAACGGGCGTGGCTAAAAACGCTTCAAGGTCTAGCTCAAGGCATCCAATGTTTTGGCGGtgaaataccattttttttctgGTCCGGTTGGATAATCAGAAAGATGGGTCACATTAACTGCATGGCCATAGCAATTGGAGCCATGGCTATCAGGATGTATCTTTACACAGTCATCTGGAATCCAGCTTGGATCATTGCAATAGAGCTATTGAATGGCGTGTCGTATGCATTGGGAGCGTCGGTGAAAATGTCGTACGCGAAAATTATGTCACCCGAAGACTCCACGAACACTGTAATCGGGATATTAGTACTTTTCGATGGCATTg GTGAATCTTTAGGTAGTCTACTGGGTGGATTTTTATTCGGTTCATATGGTGGAGTGTGGTCGTTTCGATTTTTCGCCTACAGTTCTGCTATGTTGTGCTTTTTAAACATACTAAGCAACCGTTTTGGATTGACTaaagatttgaaaaattatgattttgtcGCAGTGCCTATGACAGAAAATAACCAGAAAAATGATGACGTTGATATCGAAAtctaa